From Streptomyces sp. NBC_01754, a single genomic window includes:
- a CDS encoding VWA domain-containing protein, with protein sequence MTTSPERTGEREGPMAAAGADDERLRRWRMVLGPDGAERGGQTLTGRDAAMDGALSTLYGGGRMPGGRARTGRSAGLGASVPAVARWLGDIRTYFPSSVVQVMQRDAIDRLGLSALLLEPEMLEALEPDVHLVGTLLSLNEAMPETTKETARAVVRKVVEDLERRLATRTRSTLTGALDRSAGTGRPRHQDIDWDRTIRANLRNYLPAHRTVVPERLVGYVRAARSVKKDVVLCVDQSGSMAASVVHAAVFGAVLASMRTLTTRLVVFDTAVVDLTDQLDDPVDVLFGTRLGGGTDINRALAYCQSRITRPADTVVVLVSDLYEGGIRDEMLGRVAAMTASGVQFVTLLALSDEGAPAYDREHAAALGALGTPAFACTPDLFPDVMAAALEKRPPPLPDTA encoded by the coding sequence ATGACCACGTCCCCGGAGAGGACCGGCGAAAGGGAGGGACCCATGGCGGCGGCCGGGGCGGACGACGAGCGGCTACGGCGCTGGCGCATGGTGCTCGGCCCGGACGGTGCCGAGCGCGGCGGACAGACGCTCACCGGCCGGGACGCCGCGATGGACGGTGCGCTGAGCACGCTGTACGGCGGCGGGAGGATGCCCGGCGGCCGCGCCCGGACCGGGCGTTCAGCCGGACTCGGTGCCTCCGTCCCGGCGGTCGCCCGCTGGCTCGGTGACATCCGTACGTACTTCCCGTCCTCCGTCGTCCAGGTCATGCAGCGGGACGCGATCGACCGCCTGGGGCTGTCCGCACTGCTGCTGGAGCCGGAGATGCTGGAGGCCCTGGAGCCGGACGTCCATCTCGTCGGTACCCTGCTTTCCCTGAACGAGGCGATGCCCGAGACGACGAAGGAGACGGCGCGGGCCGTGGTCCGCAAGGTCGTGGAGGACCTGGAGAGGCGGCTGGCCACCCGCACCCGGTCCACGCTCACCGGCGCGCTGGACCGCTCGGCCGGCACGGGCCGGCCGCGCCACCAGGACATCGACTGGGACCGCACCATCCGGGCGAACCTCAGGAACTACCTCCCCGCACATCGCACGGTCGTACCCGAACGGCTCGTCGGATACGTCCGCGCGGCCCGGTCGGTGAAGAAGGACGTAGTCCTCTGCGTCGACCAGTCCGGGTCCATGGCCGCCTCCGTCGTCCACGCCGCGGTCTTCGGCGCGGTGCTCGCCTCCATGCGCACCCTCACGACGCGGCTGGTCGTGTTCGACACGGCCGTGGTGGATCTCACCGATCAGCTGGACGACCCGGTCGACGTGCTGTTCGGTACGCGACTCGGCGGCGGCACGGACATCAACCGGGCGCTCGCCTACTGTCAGTCGAGGATCACCCGGCCCGCAGACACCGTCGTCGTGCTCGTCAGCGACCTCTACGAGGGAGGTATCCGGGACGAGATGCTCGGACGCGTAGCCGCGATGACGGCCTCCGGGGTCCAGTTCGTGACATTGCTCGCACTCTCGGACGAGGGAGCGCCGGCGTACGACCGGGAGCACGCGGCGGCGCTGGGGGCGCTCGGCACGCCCGCCTTCGCCTGCACCCCCGACCTCTTCCCGGACGTCATGGCGGCAGCCCTGGAGAAGAGGCCGCCGCCCCTGCCGGACACCGCCTGA
- a CDS encoding cell division protein PerM: MARVTQVTERSPMLPAERSRSAVLASAFVRGTFAAGVGLAAVTVLVMVLWVSSAPPGSSPGGALHVATGLWLLAHGAELVRTGTPSGHPAPVAIVPLLLTAVPVWLAHRAGRDSTEPGDGEQSAGRHAAAGVCCAVAAGYLLVVLGAAAYARGSGMPAEPASLGFPLVVVVGAAAAGVWTARGRPWGPVPAWAPLWLQEAAARTRFRAGAEAAVRSAAAGVAVLLGGGALLVAVALVWHVGEAQQSFLTLADDWAGRICVLLLALVLVPNAAMWGASYGLGPGFALGTASTAGPLTFGGRPALPDFPLLAAVPDQGPGTAVNWASVAVPIVAGLVLARFTARAAAPESGVREEAWGPGGTAVVAGLASAGCGVGAALLAAVSGGPLGAGRLAEFGPVWWLVGPAALFWTALLGVPAALLMRAWRLREEGWGWRRDVTVVSPEERVSREEEKPEPAAPAAAKGKKAEGKRKKKTGVMASSGEGYDFLSADSWHGEWARKARWASLKRGSGGLMADFPAAKSGLPADPVAASGTREPTHPAVPPAVPPAVPPHAPADPPRDPKGAVGGALTADGGTGTGTGSRSGAEQPDVSGGGETASGRLPDAQGPPEAGRGTRRDEGPTGA, from the coding sequence ATGGCCCGGGTGACCCAAGTGACCGAGCGCAGCCCGATGTTGCCGGCCGAGCGGAGCAGGTCCGCCGTGCTGGCCTCCGCCTTCGTACGCGGTACGTTCGCCGCGGGGGTGGGGCTGGCCGCGGTCACCGTCCTGGTCATGGTGCTGTGGGTCAGCTCCGCTCCGCCCGGCAGCAGTCCGGGCGGAGCCCTGCACGTCGCGACCGGTCTGTGGCTGCTGGCGCACGGAGCGGAACTGGTCAGGACCGGCACGCCGAGCGGCCATCCGGCACCGGTGGCGATTGTTCCGCTGCTGCTCACGGCGGTGCCCGTGTGGCTGGCCCACCGCGCGGGCCGCGACTCCACGGAGCCCGGCGACGGCGAGCAGTCCGCCGGCCGGCATGCGGCGGCGGGTGTCTGCTGTGCGGTGGCCGCCGGCTATCTGCTGGTGGTGCTGGGCGCCGCGGCGTACGCGCGGGGCAGCGGGATGCCCGCCGAGCCGGCCTCGCTCGGCTTCCCGCTCGTCGTCGTGGTGGGCGCGGCCGCGGCCGGGGTGTGGACGGCGCGGGGGCGGCCGTGGGGCCCGGTGCCGGCCTGGGCGCCGCTGTGGTTGCAGGAGGCCGCGGCTCGCACACGGTTCCGGGCCGGGGCGGAGGCGGCGGTGCGGTCGGCGGCGGCCGGTGTGGCGGTGCTGCTCGGCGGTGGGGCCCTGCTGGTGGCGGTGGCCCTGGTGTGGCACGTGGGGGAGGCCCAGCAGTCGTTCCTGACCCTGGCGGACGACTGGGCGGGCCGGATCTGTGTCCTGCTGCTGGCCCTGGTGCTGGTCCCGAACGCCGCGATGTGGGGCGCCTCGTACGGGCTGGGGCCGGGCTTCGCCCTCGGTACGGCGTCCACGGCCGGCCCGCTCACCTTCGGCGGACGCCCCGCGCTGCCCGACTTCCCGCTGCTGGCCGCCGTGCCCGACCAGGGCCCGGGGACGGCGGTGAACTGGGCGTCCGTCGCGGTGCCGATCGTCGCCGGTCTGGTGCTGGCGCGGTTCACAGCCCGGGCCGCCGCCCCCGAATCCGGCGTACGGGAGGAGGCGTGGGGTCCCGGTGGTACGGCGGTGGTGGCGGGGCTGGCGTCCGCCGGGTGCGGGGTGGGTGCGGCATTGCTGGCCGCCGTGTCGGGCGGCCCCCTGGGGGCGGGGAGGCTGGCGGAGTTCGGCCCCGTGTGGTGGCTGGTGGGGCCGGCGGCGCTGTTCTGGACGGCGCTGCTCGGCGTACCGGCGGCGCTGCTCATGCGGGCCTGGCGGCTGCGGGAGGAAGGGTGGGGGTGGCGGCGCGACGTCACCGTCGTCTCCCCTGAGGAGAGGGTCTCCCGTGAGGAGGAGAAGCCGGAGCCCGCCGCCCCGGCGGCGGCGAAGGGGAAGAAGGCGGAGGGGAAGAGGAAGAAGAAGACCGGGGTCATGGCTTCCTCCGGGGAGGGGTATGACTTCCTGTCTGCGGACTCATGGCACGGGGAATGGGCGCGGAAGGCCCGCTGGGCGTCGCTCAAGAGGGGGTCGGGCGGGCTGATGGCGGACTTCCCGGCCGCGAAGTCCGGGCTGCCCGCCGACCCGGTCGCGGCCTCAGGGACACGGGAGCCCACGCACCCTGCCGTTCCCCCCGCTGTGCCACCGGCCGTCCCCCCGCACGCGCCGGCGGACCCGCCCCGGGATCCGAAGGGCGCCGTCGGTGGCGCCCTCACCGCCGACGGTGGTACCGGGACCGGTACAGGCAGCCGGAGCGGGGCGGAGCAGCCTGACGTGAGTGGCGGCGGTGAAACGGCGAGCGGCCGGCTTCCGGATGCCCAAGGGCCCCCGGAAGCCGGCCGGGGGACGCGCCGTGACGAAGGGCCTACGGGCGCCTAG
- a CDS encoding helix-turn-helix domain-containing protein produces the protein MTRKTSGPADVPPLPSPKERRRLREARELSEEQVATAVGVTPATIRAWETGRTSPRGRRRVAYARIISSADPRASAGTAPPTRRGGSPDAGAEPGTTAGPEALEAAQAAEAPAAATLAEVTETTQTTGASEGPGNPGSPELPEVREAPETSAGARPTEPAQDTERAPDTAPGTEPDTASDPAPVPAGLTAAEAFDTLYTHTAPGLVRQAYVLTGRRQLAGEAVEHAFQLAWHRWPEVARDRDPAGWVRAAAYEYAMSPWHRMRRGHRRPDALPEDQGRRALLGALLDMPPSYRRTLLLHDGVGLGLAETAAETEASTPATAGRLVNARTAVAERLPELARHPTPAGQSALLHERLGALALAERVPAPPPAEAVRTGGERRARQWTRAVVCFGVLLAGATGFTLSTAPTQYVAPISPAARVEGVPVLSGPGKLTPQDLKLQKALHGELAHGPERLVPQVP, from the coding sequence ATGACGCGCAAGACCAGCGGCCCGGCCGACGTACCCCCGTTGCCCTCGCCCAAGGAGCGCCGGCGGCTGCGCGAGGCAAGGGAACTGAGTGAGGAACAGGTCGCCACGGCCGTCGGGGTCACCCCGGCGACCATCCGCGCCTGGGAGACGGGACGGACCAGTCCACGGGGGCGCAGGCGGGTGGCGTACGCCAGGATCATCAGCTCCGCCGACCCGCGTGCGTCGGCGGGCACCGCCCCGCCCACGCGCCGGGGTGGCAGCCCGGATGCGGGTGCGGAACCGGGTACGACTGCCGGACCGGAGGCGCTTGAGGCCGCCCAGGCGGCGGAGGCCCCGGCGGCCGCGACGCTCGCAGAGGTGACAGAGACAACACAGACAACGGGCGCGTCGGAGGGGCCGGGGAACCCAGGGAGTCCGGAGCTCCCGGAGGTACGGGAAGCCCCGGAGACGTCCGCCGGGGCACGGCCCACCGAGCCCGCACAGGACACGGAACGGGCACCGGACACGGCGCCCGGCACCGAACCCGACACGGCGTCCGACCCCGCCCCCGTCCCGGCCGGTCTCACCGCCGCCGAGGCGTTCGACACCCTGTACACGCACACCGCGCCCGGCCTCGTCCGCCAGGCGTACGTCCTGACCGGGCGTCGGCAGCTCGCCGGGGAGGCCGTCGAGCACGCCTTCCAACTCGCCTGGCATCGCTGGCCCGAGGTCGCCAGGGACCGCGACCCGGCCGGATGGGTGCGAGCCGCGGCGTACGAGTACGCGATGTCACCCTGGCACCGGATGCGCCGCGGCCACCGCCGCCCCGACGCGCTGCCCGAGGACCAGGGCCGTCGTGCGCTGCTCGGTGCCCTGCTGGACATGCCGCCCTCCTACCGCCGCACCCTGCTGCTCCACGACGGTGTGGGGCTGGGCCTCGCCGAGACGGCGGCCGAGACGGAGGCCAGCACGCCCGCCACGGCGGGCCGGCTGGTGAACGCGCGGACCGCCGTCGCCGAACGGCTGCCCGAACTGGCCCGGCACCCGACCCCCGCCGGGCAGTCGGCGCTGCTCCATGAGCGGCTGGGAGCACTCGCCCTCGCGGAACGGGTCCCCGCACCACCCCCCGCCGAGGCGGTACGCACGGGCGGCGAGCGCCGGGCGCGGCAGTGGACCCGGGCGGTGGTGTGCTTCGGCGTACTGCTCGCCGGCGCCACCGGCTTCACCCTCAGTACCGCCCCCACCCAGTACGTGGCACCGATCTCACCGGCCGCCCGGGTCGAAGGGGTCCCGGTGCTGAGTGGCCCCGGGAAGCTGACGCCGCAGGACCTGAAGCTCCAGAAGGCGCTGCACGGCGAACTCGCGCACGGCCCGGAACGCCTGGTCCCCCAGGTCCCCTGA
- a CDS encoding DUF5682 family protein: MTARAATGRARRGGAGSAAPAGSGGPLLLGVRHHGPGSARAVRAALEHARPAAVLVEGPPEADALLPLAADERLRPPVALLAHAVEDPGRAAFWPMAAFSPEWVAIRWALAHQVPVRFMDLPAAHGLAVPEQLEKGPEGVRTVDPIGVLATTAGYDDPERWWEDVVEHRTEGGAPTDPRAPFAALAEAMGALREAYGDGGYPRGAVREAAMRLRLRAARKEFGDGVAVVCGAWHVPALAARTTIAADKALLKGIPKVRTETTWVPWTHRRLARHSGYGAGIESPGWYGHLFEARDRPVERWMAKVAGLLREEDRLVSTAHVIEAVRLAGTLAAMRDRPVPGLAEVTDAARAVMCEGSDVPLALVQDRLVVGETLGEVPDSAPAVPLQRDLARQQRALRLRPEAGRRELELDLRKDTDAARSRLLHRLRLLDVGWGEPVAGRGSTGTFRESWRLHWQPELSVRIAEAGVWGTTVTSAAAARAESDAVSATTLAEVTVLAERCLLAGLSGALSVVMSALADRAALDTDVGRLADALPALARSLRYGDVRSTGTAALSRVAVGLAERVCVGLPPACTGLDPDGAEEQRRRVDGVHTAVALLAGAEADAASAGGPATDAPDQRVDRPDQRVDGPDQRVDGPDERVDGPAGRAGGLRERWSGVLRGLATRDTVAGVVRGRATRLLLDDGHLPDDETARLMGLALSPGAPPADGAAWIEGFVGGTAGGGMLLVHDERLLGLVDDWLTAVPGETFTAVLPLLRRTFSTYEPGARRALGELVRRGPSPGGDHRAACATAAGFGAGLDRERADAVVPVVRLLLGPGTGAERKATR; encoded by the coding sequence ATGACGGCCCGTGCGGCGACCGGACGGGCGCGACGCGGTGGTGCGGGGAGCGCGGCGCCCGCCGGATCCGGCGGCCCGCTCCTGCTCGGGGTGCGCCACCACGGTCCGGGTTCCGCGCGCGCGGTGCGTGCCGCCCTGGAGCACGCACGGCCGGCCGCCGTGCTCGTCGAGGGACCGCCGGAGGCCGACGCCCTGCTGCCGCTGGCCGCCGACGAGCGGCTGCGGCCGCCCGTCGCCCTGCTCGCCCACGCCGTGGAGGACCCGGGGCGTGCCGCGTTCTGGCCGATGGCGGCGTTCTCACCCGAGTGGGTGGCCATCCGCTGGGCGCTCGCGCACCAGGTCCCGGTGCGGTTCATGGATCTGCCCGCCGCGCACGGCCTGGCCGTACCGGAACAGCTCGAGAAGGGACCCGAGGGCGTCCGGACGGTCGATCCGATCGGCGTCCTGGCCACGACCGCGGGGTACGACGACCCGGAGCGCTGGTGGGAGGACGTGGTCGAGCACCGTACGGAGGGCGGTGCGCCGACCGACCCGAGGGCACCGTTCGCCGCGCTCGCCGAGGCGATGGGCGCGCTGCGCGAGGCGTACGGCGACGGCGGGTATCCCCGGGGCGCGGTCCGTGAGGCGGCGATGCGCCTGCGGTTGCGCGCCGCCCGCAAGGAGTTCGGGGACGGCGTCGCGGTCGTCTGCGGTGCCTGGCACGTCCCCGCACTCGCCGCGCGGACGACGATCGCCGCCGACAAGGCGCTGCTCAAGGGGATCCCCAAGGTCAGGACGGAGACGACCTGGGTGCCCTGGACCCACCGCAGGCTCGCCCGGCACAGCGGATACGGCGCCGGGATCGAGTCGCCCGGCTGGTACGGGCATCTCTTCGAGGCCCGGGACAGACCCGTCGAACGCTGGATGGCGAAGGTCGCCGGACTGCTCCGCGAGGAGGACCGCCTCGTCTCCACCGCCCATGTCATCGAAGCGGTGCGGCTGGCCGGGACCCTGGCCGCGATGAGGGACCGGCCGGTCCCCGGCCTCGCCGAGGTCACCGACGCGGCCCGTGCCGTCATGTGCGAGGGATCAGACGTCCCGCTCGCCCTCGTCCAGGACCGGCTGGTCGTCGGCGAGACCCTCGGGGAGGTCCCGGACAGCGCGCCGGCCGTCCCCTTGCAGCGGGACCTCGCCCGGCAGCAGCGCGCGCTCCGGCTCAGGCCCGAGGCGGGGCGGCGTGAGCTGGAGCTCGATCTCCGCAAGGACACCGACGCGGCCCGCAGCAGACTCCTGCACCGGCTGCGGCTCCTCGACGTCGGCTGGGGCGAACCCGTGGCCGGCCGCGGCAGCACCGGCACCTTCCGCGAGAGCTGGCGGCTGCACTGGCAGCCCGAGCTGTCCGTCCGGATCGCGGAGGCCGGGGTGTGGGGCACCACGGTGACCTCCGCGGCGGCCGCCCGGGCCGAGTCCGACGCGGTGTCGGCGACGACGCTCGCCGAGGTGACCGTGCTCGCCGAGCGCTGCCTCCTGGCCGGGCTGTCCGGCGCGCTGTCCGTCGTCATGAGCGCCCTCGCGGACCGTGCCGCCCTCGACACGGACGTCGGCCGCCTCGCCGACGCGCTGCCCGCGCTGGCACGTTCCCTGCGCTACGGAGACGTGCGCTCGACCGGCACGGCGGCGCTGTCGAGGGTCGCCGTCGGCCTCGCCGAACGCGTCTGTGTGGGCCTGCCGCCCGCCTGCACCGGGCTCGACCCGGACGGAGCCGAGGAACAGCGCCGCCGGGTGGACGGCGTGCACACCGCCGTCGCACTGCTCGCGGGGGCGGAAGCCGACGCGGCGTCGGCAGGAGGCCCGGCCACGGACGCACCGGACCAACGGGTGGACCGACCGGACCAACGGGTGGACGGACCGGACCAACGGGTGGACGGACCGGACGAACGGGTCGACGGACCGGCCGGCCGGGCGGGCGGGCTGAGGGAGCGCTGGTCCGGTGTCCTGCGCGGGCTGGCCACCCGGGACACGGTGGCCGGCGTCGTCCGGGGACGTGCGACCCGGCTGCTCCTCGACGACGGCCACCTCCCCGACGACGAGACGGCCCGGCTGATGGGCCTCGCCCTCTCACCCGGCGCACCACCGGCCGACGGCGCGGCCTGGATCGAGGGGTTCGTCGGCGGGACGGCCGGCGGCGGCATGCTGCTCGTCCACGACGAACGCCTCCTGGGCCTCGTCGACGACTGGCTGACCGCTGTACCCGGCGAGACGTTCACCGCCGTGCTGCCCCTGCTCCGGCGCACCTTCTCGACGTACGAACCAGGGGCCCGCCGCGCCCTGGGCGAGCTCGTCCGGCGAGGCCCGTCCCCCGGCGGCGACCACCGTGCCGCCTGCGCCACGGCGGCCGGCTTCGGCGCGGGGCTCGACCGGGAGCGGGCCGACGCGGTGGTCCCGGTGGTGCGGTTGCTCCTCGGGCCCGGCACCGGAGCGGAGAGGAAGGCGACCCGATGA
- the sucC gene encoding ADP-forming succinate--CoA ligase subunit beta, whose translation MDLFEYQARDLFAKHGVPVLAGEVIDTPEAAREATERLGGKSVVKAQVKVGGRGKAGGVKLAATPDEAVARATDILGMDIKGHTVHKVMIAETAPEILEEYYVSYLLDRTNRTFLAMASVQGGMDIEEVAEKTPEALAKVPVDSNTGVTIEKAREIVAQAKFPAEVAEKVAEVMVTLWDTFVAEDALLVEVNPLAKVASGDVLALDGKVSLDENAAFRQPDHEALEDKAAANPLEAAAKAKNLNYVKLDGQVGIIGNGAGLVMSTLDVVAYAGEKHGEVKPANFLDIGGGASAEVMANGLEIILGDPDVRSVFVNVFGGITACDEVANGIVQALELLKSKGEDVTKPLVVRLDGNNAELGRKILSDANHPLVQRVDTMDGAADKAAELAAAAK comes from the coding sequence GTGGACCTGTTCGAGTACCAGGCGAGGGACCTCTTCGCCAAGCACGGTGTACCGGTGCTGGCCGGTGAAGTCATCGACACGCCTGAGGCAGCCCGCGAGGCGACCGAGCGGCTGGGCGGCAAGTCTGTCGTCAAGGCCCAGGTGAAGGTCGGCGGCCGCGGCAAGGCCGGCGGCGTCAAGCTGGCCGCAACCCCCGACGAGGCGGTCGCCCGGGCGACCGACATCCTCGGCATGGACATCAAGGGCCACACGGTCCACAAGGTGATGATCGCCGAGACCGCCCCGGAGATCCTTGAGGAGTACTACGTCTCCTACCTCCTCGACCGCACCAACCGCACCTTCCTGGCCATGGCCTCGGTGCAGGGCGGCATGGACATCGAGGAGGTCGCGGAGAAGACCCCCGAGGCCCTCGCGAAGGTCCCGGTCGACTCCAACACCGGTGTCACCATCGAGAAGGCCCGCGAGATCGTCGCGCAGGCGAAGTTCCCGGCCGAGGTGGCCGAGAAGGTCGCCGAGGTCATGGTGACGCTGTGGGACACCTTCGTCGCCGAGGACGCGCTCCTCGTCGAGGTCAACCCCCTGGCCAAGGTCGCCTCCGGTGACGTCCTGGCGCTGGACGGCAAGGTCTCGCTCGACGAGAACGCCGCTTTCCGCCAGCCGGACCACGAGGCCCTCGAGGACAAGGCCGCGGCCAACCCGCTCGAGGCCGCCGCCAAGGCCAAGAACCTCAACTACGTCAAGCTCGACGGCCAGGTCGGCATCATCGGTAACGGTGCCGGTCTGGTCATGTCGACCCTGGACGTCGTCGCGTACGCCGGTGAGAAGCACGGCGAGGTGAAGCCCGCCAACTTCCTCGACATCGGTGGCGGTGCCTCCGCCGAGGTCATGGCGAACGGCCTCGAGATCATTCTCGGCGACCCGGACGTCCGTTCCGTCTTCGTCAACGTCTTCGGCGGCATCACCGCCTGCGACGAGGTCGCCAACGGCATCGTCCAGGCTCTGGAGCTGCTCAAGTCCAAGGGCGAGGACGTCACCAAGCCGCTGGTCGTGCGCCTCGACGGCAACAACGCGGAGCTGGGTCGCAAGATCCTCTCCGACGCCAACCACCCGCTCGTGCAGCGCGTGGACACCATGGACGGCGCGGCCGACAAGGCCGCCGAGCTCGCCGCGGCTGCGAAGTAA
- the purN gene encoding phosphoribosylglycinamide formyltransferase, whose product MASPPPSAPVRLVVLVSGSGTNLQALLDAIGDDPQGYGARVVAVGADRHGTLGVERAERAGIPTFVCRLRDHASREEWDAALTAAVAEHRPDLVVSAGFMKIVGKGFLAEFGGRVVNTHPALLPSFPGAHGVRDALAHGVKVTGCTVHFVDDGVDTGPIIAQGVVEVTEEDTAEGEAALHERIKEVERTLLVEAVGRLARDGYRIEGRKVHLGHVGE is encoded by the coding sequence GTGGCCTCCCCGCCCCCCTCCGCCCCGGTCCGACTGGTCGTCCTCGTCTCCGGTTCGGGTACCAACCTCCAGGCCCTGCTCGACGCCATCGGTGACGACCCCCAGGGCTACGGCGCCCGGGTCGTCGCGGTCGGAGCGGACCGCCACGGCACCCTCGGGGTGGAGCGGGCCGAGCGGGCGGGGATCCCCACCTTCGTGTGCAGGCTCCGCGACCACGCGAGCCGGGAGGAGTGGGACGCGGCGCTGACCGCGGCCGTGGCGGAGCACCGCCCCGACCTCGTCGTCTCCGCCGGGTTCATGAAGATCGTCGGCAAGGGCTTCCTCGCCGAGTTCGGCGGCCGCGTCGTCAACACCCATCCCGCCCTGCTGCCCAGCTTTCCCGGTGCCCACGGGGTGCGCGACGCGCTCGCGCACGGCGTGAAGGTCACCGGGTGCACCGTCCACTTCGTCGACGACGGCGTCGACACCGGCCCGATCATCGCGCAGGGCGTGGTCGAGGTGACCGAAGAGGACACCGCGGAGGGCGAAGCCGCCCTCCATGAACGCATCAAGGAAGTCGAGCGCACACTGCTCGTCGAGGCCGTAGGGCGGCTCGCCCGCGACGGCTATCGCATTGAGGGACGAAAGGTTCATCTCGGTCATGTCGGTGAATAA
- the sucD gene encoding succinate--CoA ligase subunit alpha — protein sequence MAIFLTKDSKVIVQGMTGATGMKHTKLMLADGTDIVGGVNPRKAGTSVDFDGTEVPVFGSVKEAMEKTGADVSVLFVPPAFAKAAVVEAIDAEIPLAVVITEGIAVHDSAAFWAYAGSKGNKTRIIGPNCPGLITPGQSNAGIIPGDITKPGRIGLVSKSGTLTYQMMYELRDLGFSSAVGIGGDPVIGTTHIDALAAFEADPETDIIVMIGEIGGDAEERAADYIAKNVTKPVVGYVAGFTAPEGKTMGHAGAIVSGSSGTAAAKKEALEAAGVKVGKTPTETAKLAREILAG from the coding sequence ATGGCTATCTTCCTCACCAAGGACAGCAAGGTCATCGTCCAGGGGATGACCGGCGCCACCGGCATGAAGCACACCAAGCTCATGCTGGCCGACGGCACCGACATCGTCGGTGGCGTGAACCCGCGTAAGGCCGGTACCTCCGTCGACTTCGACGGCACCGAGGTACCCGTGTTCGGTTCCGTCAAGGAAGCGATGGAGAAGACGGGCGCCGACGTGTCCGTCCTCTTCGTACCCCCGGCCTTCGCGAAGGCCGCGGTCGTCGAGGCGATCGACGCCGAGATCCCGCTGGCCGTCGTGATCACCGAGGGAATCGCCGTCCACGACTCGGCCGCCTTCTGGGCGTACGCCGGTTCGAAGGGCAACAAGACCCGGATCATCGGCCCGAACTGCCCCGGCCTGATCACCCCCGGTCAGTCCAACGCGGGCATCATCCCGGGCGACATCACCAAGCCCGGCCGCATCGGTCTCGTGTCCAAGTCCGGCACGCTGACCTACCAGATGATGTACGAGCTCCGCGACCTCGGCTTCTCCTCAGCCGTCGGCATCGGTGGCGACCCGGTCATCGGCACGACCCACATCGACGCCCTCGCGGCGTTCGAGGCCGACCCCGAGACCGACATCATCGTGATGATCGGCGAGATCGGCGGCGACGCCGAGGAGCGTGCGGCCGACTACATCGCGAAGAACGTCACCAAGCCGGTCGTCGGATACGTCGCGGGCTTCACCGCCCCCGAGGGCAAGACCATGGGCCACGCCGGCGCCATCGTCTCCGGCTCCTCCGGCACCGCCGCCGCCAAGAAGGAGGCCCTCGAGGCCGCCGGTGTGAAGGTCGGCAAGACGCCGACCGAGACCGCCAAGCTGGCGCGCGAGATCCTCGCCGGCTGA